From Paenibacillus graminis, a single genomic window includes:
- a CDS encoding tRNA1(Val) (adenine(37)-N6)-methyltransferase, with protein MMNSYNDGPVPLHPAERVDDLLTHDLRIIQSDEVFSFSMDAVLLARFASVPPRGRVLDLCTGNGVIPMLLTTRTKASIEGIEIQPRLADMARRSVLMNNLTERVTIHEGDLRELHLTAGYGVYDAISVNPPYMPLNGSDLKLNSHQAMARHELGCTLEEVIQACVRLVRTGGKVSMVHKPQRLVDIISLMRQYRLEPKLIRFVHPRAHLEANMVLIEAARDGKPEARLQPPLIVYNEDNQYCPEILDIYYGAKEGKL; from the coding sequence ATGATGAATTCTTATAACGATGGCCCAGTTCCGCTGCATCCTGCCGAGCGGGTGGACGATTTATTGACGCATGATTTGCGGATTATCCAAAGCGACGAGGTATTCAGCTTTTCAATGGATGCTGTATTGCTTGCACGCTTCGCCAGTGTTCCACCTCGGGGCAGAGTACTTGATTTATGTACAGGCAACGGCGTGATCCCAATGCTGCTGACCACACGGACCAAGGCTTCTATAGAAGGTATCGAAATCCAGCCCCGTCTGGCGGATATGGCCCGCCGAAGCGTATTAATGAATAACCTTACGGAACGGGTAACCATCCATGAGGGGGATTTGCGTGAGCTGCACCTTACAGCAGGATACGGTGTATACGATGCCATATCCGTCAATCCTCCTTACATGCCGCTGAACGGAAGCGATCTTAAGCTGAATAGCCATCAGGCTATGGCCCGCCATGAGCTGGGCTGTACCCTGGAGGAAGTGATTCAGGCCTGTGTCCGGCTGGTCCGTACTGGCGGCAAGGTAAGTATGGTCCACAAACCACAGCGTCTGGTGGATATCATCAGTCTAATGAGACAATATAGACTTGAACCCAAGCTGATCCGTTTTGTTCATCCGCGTGCCCATTTGGAGGCCAATATGGTGTTGATTGAAGCTGCCCGTGACGGCAAGCCTGAAGCGCGTTTGCAGCCCCCGCTGATCGTATATAATGAGGACAATCAATATTGTCCGGAAATTCTGGATATCTACTATGGAGCTAAAGAGGGTAAATTATGA
- the rsmI gene encoding 16S rRNA (cytidine(1402)-2'-O)-methyltransferase has protein sequence MTILCQSSFQNKNQQAGTGSLYLVGTPIGNLEDMTYRAVRTLQECEIIAAEDTRMTRKLLSHFEITPSMLFSYHEHNKAASGPELIRYIIEGKNLALVSDAGLPAISDPGADLVALAVSHGIPVIPIPGANAALSALIASGLPTTSFTFIGFLPRERKDIRSVLSGLRSAQGTLLFYESPHRVSKTLAHLQEAFGNRRIVLARELTKRYEEFLRGTIEECLVWLSEHPPLGEYVIVLEGESKEEAELAESSWWRELSIEEHVTHYETSGLARKDAMKKAASDRGLAKRDIYNALLEKE, from the coding sequence ATGACAATCTTGTGTCAAAGCAGCTTTCAAAATAAGAATCAGCAAGCAGGAACTGGCTCATTGTATCTGGTGGGGACCCCCATTGGCAATTTGGAGGATATGACCTACCGCGCTGTCCGTACCTTGCAGGAATGTGAGATTATTGCCGCCGAGGATACGCGGATGACCCGCAAATTACTCAGTCACTTTGAAATCACACCATCGATGCTGTTCAGCTATCATGAGCATAACAAGGCCGCGAGCGGGCCCGAACTGATACGCTATATAATAGAAGGTAAAAATTTGGCACTCGTCAGCGATGCCGGCCTGCCGGCCATTTCTGACCCTGGAGCCGACCTCGTGGCGCTAGCGGTCAGCCACGGCATTCCCGTGATTCCGATCCCTGGAGCCAACGCAGCATTGTCTGCTTTGATTGCTTCCGGTTTGCCCACAACCAGCTTCACTTTCATTGGTTTTCTGCCCAGGGAGCGTAAAGATATCCGTAGTGTGCTGTCAGGTCTTCGTTCCGCGCAAGGGACCTTATTGTTCTATGAATCACCGCACCGCGTGTCTAAAACATTAGCCCACCTGCAGGAGGCATTCGGCAACCGTCGGATTGTACTCGCCCGTGAGCTGACTAAGCGTTATGAGGAATTTCTTCGCGGCACTATTGAGGAGTGCCTGGTCTGGCTGTCGGAGCATCCACCGCTGGGGGAGTATGTGATCGTGCTGGAGGGTGAAAGCAAGGAGGAGGCTGAGCTTGCTGAATCCTCATGGTGGCGTGAACTGAGTATCGAGGAGCATGTAACCCACTATGAAACTTCCGGGCTGGCCCGTAAGGACGCTATGAAAAAAGCTGCGTCGGATCGCGGCTTGGCCAAACGTGATATTTATAATGCTCTTCTGGAGAAGGAATAA
- a CDS encoding AbrB/MazE/SpoVT family DNA-binding domain-containing protein, producing MMKSTGIVRKVDELGRVVIPIELRRTLGIGEKDALEIYVDGERIMLKKYEPACIFCGNAENVTYFKGKIVCHDCISAIPTPVTN from the coding sequence ATGATGAAATCAACAGGAATTGTAAGAAAAGTCGACGAGCTAGGACGGGTTGTTATTCCAATCGAATTGCGCCGCACACTGGGCATTGGAGAAAAAGATGCGCTCGAAATTTACGTGGACGGTGAGCGGATCATGCTGAAAAAATACGAGCCTGCTTGCATCTTCTGCGGCAATGCTGAGAATGTAACCTACTTCAAAGGAAAAATTGTTTGTCACGATTGTATTTCTGCCATCCCTACCCCTGTGACAAATTAA
- a CDS encoding HD domain-containing protein, whose protein sequence is MKQLLTEEKVFKDPVHNYIHVQDTMIWRLINTMEFQRLRRIRQLGTSYLTFHGAEHSRFSHSLGVYEITRRIISQFERSGYKDWMPEESLLTLCAALLHDLGHGPFSHSIEEAFEMNHEDWTCRIIQENTEITAILREVGEDFPQKVASVIAKTYEHEIVVNLVSGPLDADRMDYLLRDAYYTGVNYGTIDIDRILRMLRPYNGRVVVKESGMHAIEDYLMSRYQMYWQVYFHPVTRSSEIILRQIFRRAKELFQEGYSFRFMINPLSDLFGGEINVEQYLLLDEALVQTAFMQWTLEDDNILANLCSRFIHRKLYKYVEMDHLDSETIDEIRRSFAGAGLHPDYDLEIDYPTDLPYDVFRPGEGFDSKQILLLDRHDKLREISEVSDIVRSISGIHRGRYHLYFPQDKLQEALTRLPGSIGEIFAK, encoded by the coding sequence ATGAAGCAGCTGCTGACAGAAGAAAAGGTTTTTAAAGACCCGGTTCACAATTATATTCATGTCCAGGACACCATGATCTGGCGATTAATCAATACCATGGAATTTCAGCGTCTGCGGCGGATCCGCCAGCTCGGCACTTCTTATCTGACTTTTCATGGAGCGGAGCACAGCCGTTTTTCCCATTCATTGGGTGTCTATGAAATTACGCGGAGAATCATCTCCCAATTTGAACGCAGCGGTTATAAGGATTGGATGCCGGAGGAAAGTCTGCTGACTTTATGTGCAGCGCTCCTGCATGATTTGGGGCATGGCCCCTTCTCCCATTCTATAGAAGAAGCTTTTGAAATGAATCATGAGGACTGGACCTGCAGAATCATACAGGAGAACACGGAAATTACAGCAATTTTACGCGAAGTAGGCGAGGATTTCCCTCAAAAGGTTGCATCTGTGATTGCCAAAACGTATGAACATGAGATCGTTGTCAACCTGGTGTCAGGCCCTCTGGATGCAGATCGTATGGATTATTTGCTGCGGGATGCGTATTATACTGGGGTGAACTATGGGACGATCGATATTGACCGTATTCTGAGAATGCTGCGACCCTATAATGGCCGTGTTGTCGTAAAAGAATCGGGTATGCACGCCATTGAGGATTACTTGATGTCACGTTACCAGATGTATTGGCAGGTTTATTTCCATCCCGTTACGCGCAGCTCGGAAATTATTTTAAGGCAGATTTTCCGGAGGGCGAAAGAGCTTTTCCAGGAGGGGTACTCTTTCCGGTTTATGATCAATCCGCTCAGCGATTTATTCGGTGGAGAGATTAATGTAGAACAATATTTACTCCTGGACGAGGCTTTGGTTCAGACAGCCTTTATGCAGTGGACGCTGGAAGACGATAACATACTGGCTAACTTATGCAGCCGTTTTATTCATCGTAAACTGTATAAATATGTGGAGATGGACCATCTTGATTCAGAGACCATTGACGAAATCCGCCGCAGTTTTGCCGGTGCCGGACTGCATCCGGATTATGACCTGGAAATCGATTATCCGACAGATCTGCCTTACGATGTTTTCCGTCCGGGAGAGGGGTTTGACAGCAAGCAGATTTTGCTGCTTGACCGCCATGACAAGCTGCGTGAAATCTCTGAGGTATCTGATATAGTGCGCTCGATCAGCGGCATCCACCGGGGCAGGTATCACCTGTATTTTCCGCAGGATAAGCTGCAGGAGGCACTGACCCGGCTTCCTGGTTCCATTGGCGAGATCTTTGCAAAATAA
- a CDS encoding TatD family hydrolase, with product MRLFDTHTHLDAPQFDDDREEVIARALEAGVTKMINIGFNRDTIPTTMKLAETYDYIYAAVGWHPVDAIDMKEGDMDWIASLCSHKKVVAIGEIGLDYYWDTSPKEVQHEVFRKQIGLARELKMPICIHNRDAHEDVIRILREEKANEIGGVMHSFSGSWETAKMCLDLGFHLSFGGPVTFKNARVPKEVLAQTPMDRLLIETDSPYLTPHPFRGKRNESAYVKLVAEAAAEIKGIDLQELAEITYANALERFGIV from the coding sequence ATGCGCTTATTCGACACACATACTCATCTGGATGCCCCACAATTCGACGACGATCGTGAGGAGGTCATTGCCCGCGCGTTAGAGGCTGGAGTCACCAAGATGATTAACATTGGATTTAACCGGGATACGATTCCAACGACAATGAAATTGGCAGAGACTTATGATTATATTTATGCAGCTGTCGGCTGGCATCCCGTAGACGCTATTGACATGAAAGAGGGGGATATGGACTGGATCGCTTCCCTGTGCAGCCATAAAAAGGTGGTGGCCATTGGAGAAATCGGACTGGATTATTATTGGGATACATCCCCAAAAGAGGTACAGCACGAGGTATTCCGCAAACAGATCGGTTTGGCCCGTGAACTAAAAATGCCTATCTGTATTCATAATCGGGATGCCCACGAGGATGTAATCCGGATATTGCGTGAAGAGAAGGCGAATGAAATCGGCGGTGTGATGCACTCCTTCTCCGGCAGCTGGGAAACGGCCAAAATGTGTCTTGATTTGGGCTTTCATTTGTCCTTCGGGGGACCTGTAACTTTTAAGAATGCGAGGGTGCCAAAAGAGGTGCTCGCTCAGACTCCAATGGACCGGCTTTTGATCGAAACTGACTCCCCATATTTGACGCCGCACCCCTTCCGCGGGAAGCGAAATGAGAGTGCTTATGTGAAGCTTGTGGCTGAGGCTGCTGCGGAAATAAAAGGGATTGATTTACAGGAATTAGCTGAAATTACGTATGCGAACGCCCTGGAACGATTTGGAATTGTCTGA
- a CDS encoding 3D domain-containing protein, with protein MGVFQPEVSHDSQSSSRSFAFRWKQVNSRVLSLAGAASIVIALVILLYVHGQSIKEITLVIDGKVQTLETRDALLGDVLAKEQISLQPHDALSIGLSDEIKDGDRVVINRAQAIKITTDGTTKTLYTTEDTIGQAIDKLGIGLESYDKIYPSLGTAVSADMEVKIVRVNKQVVQRTTALPFRVIKTADPSLTKGTVRVAQAGKPGVMIQHIEKIYRDGELASMRMVGKEVQAVTKDKIIAIGTKPLPKAVVATTVTSKSTTTSKTSKVSAKSNNVASKAGVDFEYKKIIRNVSMTAYSSEEPGIGNRTASGTRVTEGRTIAVDPSVIPIGWWVYIEGLGFRRAEDTGGAIKGNKVDVYYDSLSHARNFGRKSRTIYVIGPVKPELN; from the coding sequence GTGGGCGTATTCCAACCAGAAGTATCCCATGATTCGCAATCATCCAGCAGGTCTTTCGCATTTCGGTGGAAGCAAGTGAATTCTCGCGTACTTTCGCTTGCAGGCGCGGCCTCAATTGTTATCGCGCTGGTAATTCTGCTGTACGTACACGGTCAAAGCATTAAAGAAATAACTTTAGTAATAGACGGGAAGGTACAAACGCTTGAGACGCGGGATGCGCTGCTCGGCGATGTGCTGGCCAAGGAACAAATTTCGCTGCAGCCGCATGATGCTTTATCTATTGGCCTTAGTGATGAAATAAAGGACGGAGACCGTGTCGTCATCAACCGTGCGCAGGCGATTAAGATCACTACGGATGGGACCACCAAAACGTTGTACACGACCGAAGATACAATCGGTCAGGCGATTGACAAACTGGGCATTGGCCTGGAAAGCTATGACAAGATTTACCCTTCGCTAGGCACCGCAGTTTCTGCAGACATGGAAGTCAAAATTGTTCGGGTTAACAAGCAAGTGGTACAGCGGACAACAGCTTTGCCTTTCCGAGTCATTAAAACCGCAGACCCCTCCCTGACCAAGGGAACGGTGAGAGTTGCACAAGCGGGCAAACCGGGCGTAATGATCCAGCACATCGAGAAAATCTACCGAGATGGCGAGCTGGCATCCATGCGTATGGTCGGCAAGGAAGTACAGGCGGTCACCAAAGACAAAATCATTGCCATTGGTACCAAACCGCTTCCCAAAGCTGTTGTAGCCACTACCGTAACTTCTAAATCAACAACAACTTCTAAAACATCCAAAGTGAGCGCAAAAAGCAACAATGTTGCCAGTAAAGCAGGCGTAGATTTTGAGTACAAGAAAATTATCAGAAATGTATCCATGACGGCCTATTCATCGGAAGAGCCTGGTATTGGCAACCGTACGGCTTCCGGCACACGCGTAACGGAAGGCCGGACCATTGCTGTGGATCCGAGCGTAATCCCTATCGGCTGGTGGGTGTACATTGAGGGACTTGGGTTTCGCCGTGCAGAGGATACCGGCGGTGCCATTAAAGGCAACAAGGTGGATGTGTATTATGATTCACTGAGCCATGCCCGTAACTTTGGCCGGAAATCACGCACGATCTATGTGATAGGGCCTGTGAAGCCAGAACTGAACTAA
- the rnmV gene encoding ribonuclease M5 translates to MIKELIVVEGKSDTVAIKRAVEADTIETGGSAVDRKVIAKIALAMERRGVIILTDPDHAGERIRKIVSSKVPGCKHAFIPEKDATRKGDIGVENASPEAIRHALKHVHTSFEGAPALIGLEDLMAAGMMVHPRAAERRMALGNLLGIGYCNGKQLYKRLAMFGITREEFSIALAQIDQGGITS, encoded by the coding sequence ATGATCAAAGAATTAATCGTTGTGGAAGGCAAAAGCGACACCGTTGCCATAAAACGGGCTGTTGAGGCCGATACTATCGAGACCGGCGGATCGGCAGTCGACCGCAAAGTCATCGCCAAGATAGCGCTCGCTATGGAACGCAGAGGGGTCATTATACTTACTGATCCTGACCATGCCGGTGAACGGATCCGGAAGATCGTCTCTTCCAAGGTGCCGGGCTGCAAGCATGCGTTTATCCCCGAGAAGGATGCTACCCGAAAAGGGGATATTGGTGTGGAAAATGCCTCACCGGAGGCAATCCGCCATGCGCTTAAGCATGTGCATACCTCTTTTGAGGGTGCACCGGCCCTGATTGGGTTAGAAGACCTTATGGCTGCAGGGATGATGGTGCATCCACGGGCAGCAGAACGGAGAATGGCGCTTGGCAATCTGCTCGGGATCGGCTACTGCAACGGCAAGCAATTATACAAGCGGCTGGCGATGTTCGGCATTACACGGGAGGAATTTTCGATTGCTCTCGCGCAAATTGATCAGGGAGGCATTACCTCATGA
- the rsmA gene encoding 16S rRNA (adenine(1518)-N(6)/adenine(1519)-N(6))-dimethyltransferase RsmA — MSGNNNISSPARTKEIIQRYGFSFKKSLGQNFLIDQNILDKIVDAAGLDQAAGALEIGPGIGALTERLAAAAGAVTAVEIDRRLIPILRDVLAAYPHVKIRNDDVLKVNLRELFAEDFAAVERVSVVANLPYYVTTPILMKLLEEKLPLDNIVVMIQKEVAERMAASPGGKEYGSLSIAVQYYSEPELVCIVPRTVFIPQPNVESAVIRLKVRERPPVEVADEKHFFEVVQASFTQRRKTIANNLKARFFPEEGRERLESLLAEAEIEPSRRGETLSLAEYARLSAVLLAAGIV; from the coding sequence ATGAGCGGCAACAACAATATCTCATCCCCGGCACGCACCAAGGAAATCATTCAGCGGTACGGGTTCTCATTCAAGAAAAGCCTGGGCCAGAACTTTCTGATTGACCAGAATATTCTGGATAAGATTGTGGATGCTGCAGGCCTGGATCAAGCTGCCGGTGCATTGGAGATTGGACCCGGCATTGGCGCTTTGACCGAAAGGCTGGCTGCTGCAGCCGGAGCAGTAACGGCAGTAGAGATCGACCGGAGGCTGATTCCGATTCTGCGGGATGTTCTGGCGGCCTATCCGCATGTGAAAATTCGTAACGATGATGTGCTGAAGGTGAACCTGCGGGAACTGTTTGCCGAGGATTTTGCCGCAGTGGAGAGGGTCAGTGTAGTGGCCAATTTGCCTTATTATGTGACCACACCCATACTCATGAAGCTGCTGGAAGAGAAGCTGCCCCTGGATAACATCGTTGTGATGATCCAGAAGGAGGTTGCTGAGCGTATGGCAGCTTCCCCGGGCGGCAAGGAATATGGCAGTCTCAGCATCGCCGTGCAGTACTACAGTGAGCCTGAATTGGTCTGTATCGTACCGCGTACGGTATTTATTCCACAGCCTAACGTGGAGTCGGCGGTTATCCGTCTTAAGGTGAGAGAGCGTCCGCCGGTAGAGGTTGCGGATGAAAAGCATTTCTTTGAGGTCGTGCAGGCTTCCTTCACCCAGCGGCGCAAGACGATTGCGAACAACCTCAAGGCACGGTTCTTTCCGGAAGAGGGACGCGAGCGGCTGGAGTCCCTGCTCGCTGAAGCCGAAATAGAGCCAAGCCGCCGCGGGGAAACACTAAGCCTGGCGGAGTACGCCCGGTTAAGCGCTGTGCTCCTTGCTGCCGGGATTGTTTAA
- the yabG gene encoding sporulation peptidase YabG: MNLGDLVVRKSYGGDVTFRVENIVQNGAVIKGTEFRLLADAPLDDLVQVPPTRITERGQQAQIKAKESLTKLRKDRQEQSQRSGESLSGVWPQSPKEAAYFEVPGKVLHLDGDALYLKKSLSLYEQLRIPAEGHHIHESKMAETLYRLLPRVRPDIVVITGHDGVLKQQHTYDLYSLNSYKNSQNFVTAIQVAREYERNFDTLTIVAGACQSHFEALLGAGANFASSPGRILIHALDPVYIAAKASFTSIRDSVSLGDVLNNTISGSQGMGGIETRGSFRIGMPRLQNLSTLKVAPSVMM; encoded by the coding sequence ATGAATTTAGGAGACTTGGTCGTTCGTAAATCTTACGGTGGCGATGTAACATTCCGGGTGGAGAATATCGTGCAGAATGGGGCCGTAATCAAAGGCACTGAATTCCGCCTGTTGGCGGATGCCCCCCTGGACGACTTGGTTCAGGTGCCTCCCACCCGTATTACGGAGCGGGGACAGCAGGCGCAGATTAAAGCAAAGGAATCGCTGACCAAACTGCGTAAAGACCGGCAGGAGCAGAGCCAGCGCAGCGGAGAGAGCCTCTCCGGGGTATGGCCCCAGTCCCCCAAGGAAGCGGCATACTTTGAGGTACCGGGAAAAGTGCTGCACCTCGATGGTGATGCCCTTTACTTGAAGAAGAGCCTTAGTCTATACGAGCAGCTGCGGATCCCAGCAGAGGGTCATCATATCCACGAATCAAAGATGGCCGAAACGCTATACCGGCTGCTGCCGCGTGTGCGTCCGGATATTGTCGTGATTACCGGACATGACGGGGTGCTTAAGCAGCAGCATACTTACGATCTCTACAGCCTGAACAGCTATAAAAATTCGCAGAACTTCGTCACCGCGATTCAGGTTGCAAGGGAATATGAGCGCAACTTTGATACGCTGACGATTGTGGCGGGAGCCTGCCAGTCGCATTTTGAAGCACTGCTGGGTGCAGGGGCTAACTTTGCCAGCTCCCCCGGAAGAATATTAATTCATGCCCTGGATCCGGTATATATAGCGGCAAAAGCATCCTTTACCTCTATACGGGACTCTGTCAGCCTGGGGGACGTATTGAATAATACCATCAGCGGCAGCCAGGGTATGGGCGGAATCGAGACCCGTGGGAGCTTTCGCATTGGGATGCCCCGCCTGCAGAACCTGTCTACCCTGAAGGTAGCACCCTCGGTAATGATGTAG
- the veg gene encoding biofilm formation stimulator Veg, whose translation MANNALLEIKRSLEAHVGHKITLRANGGRRKTVERTGVLEETYPSVFIVKLDQEQQTFKRVSYSYADILTESVEITVCEDDGQMRIMYIKA comes from the coding sequence ATGGCTAATAATGCGCTGTTGGAAATTAAACGCAGTCTCGAAGCTCACGTCGGTCATAAGATCACGTTGCGTGCAAACGGTGGCCGTCGGAAGACCGTTGAACGCACCGGTGTCCTGGAAGAAACGTACCCTTCTGTATTTATAGTCAAACTGGATCAGGAGCAGCAAACCTTCAAGCGAGTCTCCTACAGCTATGCTGACATCCTTACTGAATCTGTGGAAATCACAGTTTGTGAAGATGATGGGCAGATGCGGATTATGTATATTAAAGCTTAA
- a CDS encoding small, acid-soluble spore protein, alpha/beta type, translating into MSRRKRGVMSEELKTELAKELGFYETVERDGWGGIRAKDAGNMVKRAIQLAEEAARRS; encoded by the coding sequence ATGAGCCGCAGAAAACGGGGCGTGATGTCAGAAGAGCTGAAGACGGAGCTGGCCAAGGAACTGGGTTTTTATGAGACAGTAGAACGCGATGGCTGGGGCGGAATCCGGGCGAAAGATGCAGGCAATATGGTGAAAAGGGCTATCCAGCTCGCCGAGGAGGCAGCGCGGAGGTCGTAA
- the ispE gene encoding 4-(cytidine 5'-diphospho)-2-C-methyl-D-erythritol kinase, with product MKMYEKAPAKINLMLDVLSKRADGFHEVEMIMTMVDLADRLELSELKRDSIIISSQAGYIPLDEKNLAFQAARLIKDRYNVKSGVHIHLDKRIPVAAGLAGGSSDAAATLRGLNRLWRLGIPAQELQELGAELGSDVPFCVTGGTALATGRGERLTPIQSPPQCWVVLAKPPINVSTAEVYGRVRANSIAVHPSASRMQAAIEAGDFAAVCAGLGNVLEDVTLKLHPEVQQLKEAMVKLGADGVLMSGSGPTVFGLVSKQSKVARIYNGLRGFCKEVYAVRSLS from the coding sequence TTGAAAATGTATGAAAAAGCGCCGGCCAAAATCAATCTGATGCTGGATGTGCTGAGCAAGCGCGCCGATGGTTTTCATGAGGTGGAAATGATAATGACCATGGTCGATCTGGCAGACCGTTTGGAGCTGTCCGAGCTGAAGCGGGATTCCATTATTATCTCAAGCCAGGCCGGGTATATCCCGCTGGATGAGAAGAATCTGGCTTTCCAGGCGGCCAGGCTTATTAAAGACCGTTATAACGTGAAGAGTGGCGTACATATCCATCTGGACAAAAGAATCCCGGTCGCTGCCGGCCTCGCCGGCGGCAGCAGTGATGCCGCGGCTACGCTGCGCGGCCTGAACCGGCTCTGGCGCCTGGGCATCCCGGCACAGGAACTGCAGGAACTGGGCGCCGAGCTGGGCTCGGACGTCCCGTTCTGCGTCACGGGCGGCACTGCCCTGGCCACGGGCAGAGGCGAACGGCTGACTCCGATCCAGAGTCCGCCGCAGTGCTGGGTCGTCCTGGCCAAGCCGCCGATCAATGTATCGACGGCTGAGGTGTACGGACGCGTACGCGCGAACAGCATAGCGGTGCATCCGTCTGCGTCCCGGATGCAGGCTGCCATCGAAGCAGGCGACTTCGCGGCCGTCTGCGCGGGCCTAGGCAACGTGCTGGAGGATGTGACACTGAAGCTGCACCCGGAGGTGCAGCAGCTGAAGGAAGCCATGGTGAAGCTGGGCGCCGACGGGGTGCTCATGTCCGGCAGCGGGCCAACGGTGTTCGGCCTTGTGTCGAAACAATCCAAGGTAGCCAGAATCTATAACGGACTGCGCGGGTTTTGCAAAGAAGTATACGCTGTACGTTCACTAAGCTAA
- the purR gene encoding pur operon repressor has protein sequence MKKLKRSQRLVDMTQFLLEKPHDLLPLSTFADRYGAAKSSISEDLAIIKEVFEGEGMGELQTLAGAAGGVRYIPRMPTDMALAFVDGLCGQLEQSDRILPGGYLYMSDLLGLPSLMEQAGKIIATAFYGVEIDVVMTVETKGIPLAYATAAQLGLPVVLVRRDHQVTEGSAVSINYVSGSHKSIHTMSLSRRALREKSRVLIVDDFMKAGGTVRGMVDLLGEFNAEVAGVGVLVESGAVENEERLLHDYVSLVKLSEVDSKGRRITAHPGNYFVF, from the coding sequence GTGAAAAAACTTAAAAGAAGCCAACGTTTGGTAGATATGACCCAATTTTTGCTTGAGAAACCGCATGATCTATTGCCGCTGTCTACATTTGCAGACCGTTACGGAGCGGCAAAGTCATCCATCAGTGAAGATTTGGCTATTATAAAAGAGGTATTTGAAGGCGAAGGCATGGGAGAATTGCAGACACTGGCCGGTGCAGCCGGGGGAGTACGCTATATCCCGCGGATGCCTACTGACATGGCCCTTGCCTTCGTGGACGGCCTGTGCGGGCAGCTTGAACAAAGTGACCGGATCCTGCCTGGCGGTTATTTGTATATGTCTGATTTGCTCGGTCTTCCATCCTTAATGGAGCAGGCTGGCAAAATCATCGCAACAGCCTTCTACGGTGTGGAGATTGATGTGGTAATGACAGTAGAGACGAAGGGGATTCCTCTGGCTTATGCCACGGCTGCGCAGCTGGGACTGCCGGTAGTGCTGGTGCGCCGCGACCATCAGGTTACAGAAGGCTCGGCGGTAAGCATTAACTATGTCTCGGGATCGCATAAGAGCATTCACACCATGTCATTGTCCAGACGGGCGCTTAGAGAGAAGTCCAGAGTGCTGATTGTGGATGACTTCATGAAGGCCGGCGGCACTGTACGCGGTATGGTTGATCTGCTGGGCGAATTTAATGCCGAGGTTGCCGGTGTCGGGGTACTGGTAGAATCCGGCGCAGTTGAGAATGAGGAACGTCTGCTGCATGACTATGTCTCACTGGTAAAGCTAAGCGAAGTCGATTCCAAAGGACGGCGGATAACTGCACATCCGGGGAATTATTTCGTTTTCTAG
- the spoVG gene encoding septation regulator SpoVG, with product MQITDVRLRRVNSEGRMKAIASITIDNEFVVHDIRVIDGNNGMFVAMPSKRTPDGEFRDIAHPISSGTREKIQSAVLAEYDRAATEEEEVIEEGA from the coding sequence ATGCAAATTACGGATGTCAGACTCCGCCGCGTCAACTCTGAGGGGAGAATGAAAGCAATCGCATCCATTACAATCGATAACGAGTTTGTTGTTCATGACATTCGCGTCATCGATGGTAATAACGGGATGTTCGTTGCAATGCCCAGCAAGCGTACACCGGATGGGGAATTCCGCGATATCGCACACCCGATTTCTTCGGGAACACGCGAGAAGATTCAATCTGCGGTTCTGGCCGAGTATGATCGCGCCGCTACTGAAGAAGAAGAGGTCATTGAAGAGGGAGCCTAA